The DNA window aaactctatcCCACACCATCAAGGTTTGATCATAGCTGTCTTGTATTTCAAGAAATTACATTGTTCATTCACGTCTCCACTTGTCTTATCAGTCCAATTGGTTCCGAAATCTATACAACATCTTCAAGTGCATTGGCAATATAGATTTCGTTCAGAGTTTATTTCTAGTGGTTTACTTGTATGATCAATAGCTGTGTTGTCTCGCATGACTTACCTAGTTGCTAACTTAAAGAGTATTTAAGTTGAAGTTTATCAACCATGTCATAAAGCATTATCATCATTCACCGTTGAACAAAGTGAGAAAACTCCTAGCCTGCTAAATTTTGAACTAAAATTTGTAACTTTGTCGAAATCCAGAAATTGTGTTGAACTACCTAACTGCATACAATAGAATATGGAATAGTGGGGAAAGCCAAGGTGCATCTACCTCCTCGAGATGTAAATGCAAGAATGTAGAGTATAAAAAGCTactaatattttgaataattcaTGTGGTACCTGCGAACTGGTTCTTGAAGCTCAGTAATAGGCTTTCCACTCAATGgacatttaaaattcaaaatattagaTTGGGTACTGGTCATTACAATGTCCTCCTCCTCTTCACCTGGCATTGGCTGTCCCTCATGATGCACTTTCTAAAcaaaaagataaacaaaaagtaATTAGATTGTTCCTTGAATTGAATAACAGTTTTGAGAAGGAACTTGGAAATATGTCAGTACTGCATAAAAAAAGATATTGCATATGTTACATAAACTGCTTTTATTTTTCAACAAGATCTTGGAAACAGAAATTTCCAAAATGACATTAACAAGTACTCAATGTGTATGTGCGCGCATGTGTGAGACAGAGTACTAAATCACATCTCATGAGAAAGTTGACACATAATATTTCTGTCATTTGTGTTAAAGCACACCCAATGGTGGGAATATGTCAATCTATTGACTTGGATCCTATTATTGTAAACAATGATGACAACTAAGGTCATGGCAATTATATATTCTAACCAAAGACAGAAGTTGCAGTTCTATTTTTTCCAGTCACTGCCAGCACTCAGCGGAGAAGAGAACACTCTGAATGAGTGATAGGCTTCACAATCTTTAATACCATTAGATATATTCTAAGTAGGGAAGTTCACTGAGTAATGATTGaccaaaagagagaaaagaaataaaCTTGATGTACAATTAGACATATTCAACTACTTATTAACACCAAGAATTAGACATATTCAAGTACGTACTAACACCAACGAAAATGGGGAGAAGAAAGCGAGGGATAAGAATCTTCCAACATTTAATATTGACAAGAAACATACCCATACAGCTTCCTTAAACTGCCGCACTAAAGGGTGTTTTTGAACATCTGAATTTCGATTGGCGTTATACTGCAAAATTTCATCTTCGAGTACCTTATGAAAATCAGTCAACTGCATATTTGcaacatcaaaagaaaagttAGCATTTGGACGAAGGTGGTGTTAGTGTCATTATAACAAATATGAACACAACCAAACAACTATATTGATGATAATTGGATTTTACATACAGAGAAAAGGACTAATAAGGTCAAACAACTAAGATAACAGATTAATAACTAACCTAACTAGCCATTTGATGTTACATTTATTTATCCtctgtagcaccgacacctcAGAAAAACGGCGTGTCCGTGTTTGTATCGGTGTTCAAAACTGACACCGACACCTCAGAAAAACGGTGTGTCCGTGTTTGTATCGGTGTCCAAAACTgacaccgacacttgtgattGTGATTACATTCAATTTATTCATTTTCTCAAATTATGACCGGTGTCGACTGTCTGTGTCAGTGTCCTGTTTCCGGTGTATGTGTTTCATATAATTTATCCAATAGTTAAATGATAAGTTGATAATAAGTATTAAGTGATGAGATTTGATAACCTGTTCTCCAGGTTGGTATCTATTACCAAAAGCTTGAACAGCAGATGAAAAATGCACACTATGTTCAGATAACTCAACTAACTCAACAACagcatcttccatttccttcaCCTAAAATAATTTTCACTTTTCATTCATCACATGAACAATATTCCAAAACTAATAACAAACAAAGGAGTTTGAACTTTCCATCAATCACAACCATTTTAAACAGATACTAATTTAAAAACCTTGTCAGGAAGATTGTCTTTTTCCAATTGAACTGCAATATTCTTCATCACGCCCACTGTTGTTCGGATATCCTAAAGCAAACCCAGAAAAATTTAACATCACGAGTCGTTAaaaattttcttaaattttacGTAGAAACATGAAAAAAAAGTTCTTTTGAGAGGAAACTAATGGTGTGAAataaagaaaaccctaaaaaaagaAGGGTTGAAAAAAGGGAGTTTGAGAGTTACAGAAATGAAAGGTTGAATATCGGAGCCGAAGGTAGCAGCTAAGTTCTTTATCCGACCAGAAGCGCCGCCGTGTGAAGATGACGCCATGATTTTCCGATGGATGGGTTCCTTCAAAGTTCCGGGAAAGGGGATTTTGGAGGGAGATATGAAACTCGAGTGAGGCGTCACgtgaaaattgaattttgaaatttaagTGCGCAAGTGAATAAATTAGGTcttctgtaaataaataaaataataataat is part of the Vicia villosa cultivar HV-30 ecotype Madison, WI linkage group LG2, Vvil1.0, whole genome shotgun sequence genome and encodes:
- the LOC131647856 gene encoding E3 SUMO-protein ligase MMS21-like; this translates as MASSSHGGASGRIKNLAATFGSDIQPFISDIRTTVGVMKNIAVQLEKDNLPDKVKEMEDAVVELVELSEHSVHFSSAVQAFGNRYQPGEQLTDFHKVLEDEILQYNANRNSDVQKHPLVRQFKEAVWKVHHEGQPMPGEEEEDIVMTSTQSNILNFKCPLSGKPITELQEPVRSMQCRHIYEKQVIMQYIQSKSNRTRCPIPGCPKVLDANVLVQDPSLAVDIDEMRKMNSKETNVEDFTMLDEDE